A single region of the Hyphomonas adhaerens MHS-3 genome encodes:
- a CDS encoding ankyrin repeat domain-containing protein has translation MKTIRGALTAGLLALATVSAHAEAEPEPPPRETGWNIAPFQPHLTRNDAPELCQPFAAAWTDLFGAAGRLDSADLDLSAIPHEAVFAFPETVRSGRAARTQTLYGQTFEARHDLDGDGDEEVLFVVSYDRGWRYRGAGLYLFDTVADFEAMQAQYPERYGEISFTYNWNELAAEVTGGPVASFGRLHRVQLFLHEGVLYTVSDGRGVSRGQQSKRESVRRIWPAEEAETVCELQIRPGPEQFEPFISASPFYQALKAMYAGPGANQGGRCHANRGWVGVPPDAILPDLFHRPQAWPEPNGRFEPEEERQDDVAREVRPLSWGTSDPSGWQTYLSLKADQPEFLRRMEEYYAERFAMPPEQAKAEALQAWRALVDRVFYSRNNDMALAVLVPPFYIAHPTSDPVDFDWDAPLDEILDEVIAGVRNSAAPLWQSGPVNGAAIAAAIYVNRPTEEIRELYNLVLPAAGPPATEREQKRQWYAKRALHVAILPAAVTRPDVLAMLLSEGAPPDDATNSFRKTALMYAAQENQPDSARLLLAAGADVNQTTDDSPYQTGFLTCVELQRDHRTALMYAAENASEELISLMLDAGADPAAEDTEGNSASWYLARNTKLADEARSRLETRLAVE, from the coding sequence ATGAAGACGATACGAGGCGCGCTGACCGCAGGGCTTCTGGCGCTGGCCACAGTCTCCGCCCATGCCGAAGCCGAGCCGGAGCCGCCCCCGCGCGAAACCGGCTGGAACATCGCGCCCTTCCAGCCGCACCTCACCCGCAATGACGCGCCAGAACTGTGCCAGCCCTTCGCCGCGGCCTGGACGGATCTGTTCGGCGCTGCGGGGCGGTTGGACTCCGCCGATCTCGACCTGTCCGCCATTCCGCATGAGGCGGTGTTCGCCTTTCCGGAAACGGTGAGAAGCGGGCGGGCGGCACGCACCCAGACGCTCTACGGCCAGACATTTGAAGCGCGTCATGACCTTGATGGCGATGGGGATGAAGAAGTCCTGTTCGTCGTGTCTTACGATAGGGGATGGCGGTATCGCGGCGCGGGTCTCTATCTGTTTGACACGGTCGCCGATTTTGAAGCCATGCAGGCTCAATATCCGGAGCGGTACGGGGAGATCAGCTTTACCTATAACTGGAACGAACTCGCAGCCGAGGTGACAGGCGGGCCGGTCGCCAGTTTCGGCCGGCTCCACCGGGTCCAGTTGTTCCTGCATGAAGGGGTGCTCTATACCGTCTCGGACGGCCGGGGCGTTTCGAGGGGCCAACAGAGTAAACGCGAATCCGTACGCCGCATCTGGCCCGCTGAAGAGGCTGAAACGGTTTGCGAACTTCAGATTCGTCCGGGGCCGGAGCAGTTCGAGCCCTTCATTTCCGCTTCACCATTTTATCAGGCGCTCAAGGCGATGTATGCCGGGCCCGGGGCCAATCAGGGTGGGCGGTGCCACGCGAACAGGGGATGGGTTGGCGTGCCGCCGGACGCCATATTGCCCGACCTGTTCCACCGTCCGCAGGCCTGGCCGGAGCCGAATGGACGGTTTGAACCCGAGGAAGAGCGCCAGGACGACGTTGCCCGAGAGGTGCGCCCCCTGAGCTGGGGGACAAGCGACCCGTCAGGTTGGCAGACCTATCTCTCACTCAAGGCGGACCAGCCGGAATTTCTCCGTCGCATGGAGGAATACTACGCGGAGCGGTTCGCCATGCCGCCGGAGCAGGCAAAGGCCGAAGCACTTCAAGCCTGGCGTGCACTCGTTGACCGCGTCTTCTATTCCCGGAACAATGATATGGCGCTCGCCGTCCTGGTTCCGCCATTTTATATCGCGCACCCGACCAGCGATCCCGTGGATTTCGATTGGGATGCACCGCTCGACGAAATACTCGACGAAGTCATTGCGGGTGTCCGGAACAGTGCGGCGCCGCTCTGGCAGTCCGGTCCGGTAAACGGAGCCGCCATTGCTGCAGCGATTTATGTTAATCGGCCGACTGAGGAAATTCGCGAGCTATACAATTTGGTGCTGCCGGCGGCCGGCCCCCCAGCGACTGAACGTGAACAGAAAAGGCAATGGTATGCCAAGCGGGCCCTGCATGTGGCGATCCTGCCTGCGGCGGTCACCCGGCCGGATGTTCTGGCCATGCTGCTTTCAGAGGGGGCACCACCGGATGACGCGACCAACTCATTTCGCAAGACAGCGCTGATGTATGCCGCGCAGGAAAACCAGCCGGACTCCGCCCGGCTCCTGCTGGCTGCAGGTGCCGATGTAAACCAAACAACTGACGACAGCCCCTACCAAACTGGCTTTCTGACTTGCGTAGAACTACAGCGGGACCACCGAACGGCACTCATGTACGCCGCCGAGAATGCCTCCGAAGAGCTGATCTCACTGATGCTCGATGCCGGGGCCGATCCGGCCGCTGAAGATACCGAAGGCAACTCGGCCAGCTGGTATCTCGCCCGCAACACAAAGCTGGCGGATGAGGCCCGGTCCCGTCTGGAAACGCGGCTGGCGGTGGAGTGA
- a CDS encoding penicillin-binding protein activator, giving the protein MTLLQPLLRTIKAPSFLLIGFLFATACASAPARPPVQIGTGSPRAEPITEPTEQPEEGVDVTDLGEPEDLTQVRGDGGLTPAFMEGREIKRAAVLLPFSHPNAQVRAEAESMLAGIELALFQYAGDSFLIIPKDTAGKTSVTEARIDEAIREKANVVLGPLFGANVKAIRERAQEKQIPVIAFSTDRTAAGGGAYLASISPEEEVRRMVEYAAAQGIRSFVFLGPQTAYGRQIETALRTESFNVGGTVLTSAFYMPETGATEAARSVSGILKSEIATRPRDKVAVMIPERGVKLLSIAPLLPYNGVDMTHVTLMGTSLWGDESVWREPTLDGAVYPAPDPENLTTFREAYRRIYGKAPTDLAAVAYDAAAVAVRLAAEDNLKYNGVTDPDGFFGVDGLFRFRIDGTSQRGLAVMQIRPTGAELIEKGASQFGPGAS; this is encoded by the coding sequence ATGACATTGCTGCAACCATTGCTCAGGACGATCAAAGCGCCAAGCTTTCTTCTCATAGGTTTCCTGTTCGCCACCGCCTGCGCCAGCGCGCCCGCGCGTCCGCCGGTCCAGATCGGCACCGGCAGCCCGCGCGCCGAACCGATTACCGAGCCCACCGAACAGCCGGAAGAGGGCGTCGACGTCACAGACCTCGGCGAACCGGAAGACCTGACACAGGTGCGCGGCGATGGCGGCCTGACACCGGCCTTCATGGAAGGGCGCGAGATCAAGCGCGCCGCCGTACTGCTGCCATTCTCCCACCCGAACGCCCAGGTCCGCGCCGAAGCGGAAAGCATGCTGGCCGGGATCGAGCTGGCCCTGTTCCAGTATGCCGGCGACAGTTTCCTGATCATCCCGAAAGACACTGCCGGCAAGACCTCCGTCACCGAGGCTCGCATCGATGAGGCCATCCGGGAAAAGGCCAATGTCGTGCTGGGCCCGCTGTTCGGCGCCAATGTGAAAGCCATCCGCGAGCGCGCGCAGGAGAAGCAGATCCCCGTCATTGCCTTCTCGACCGACCGCACCGCGGCGGGCGGCGGCGCCTATCTCGCCTCCATCTCGCCGGAGGAAGAAGTCCGCCGCATGGTCGAATACGCCGCCGCGCAGGGTATCCGCAGCTTCGTCTTTCTCGGCCCGCAGACAGCCTATGGGCGTCAGATCGAGACCGCGCTGCGCACGGAATCCTTCAATGTCGGCGGCACGGTGCTGACCTCGGCCTTCTACATGCCGGAAACCGGCGCCACGGAAGCGGCCCGGTCAGTCTCCGGGATCCTGAAATCCGAAATCGCGACGCGTCCGCGCGACAAGGTGGCCGTGATGATCCCCGAGCGCGGCGTGAAGCTGCTCTCCATCGCGCCGCTGCTGCCGTACAACGGCGTGGACATGACCCATGTCACCCTGATGGGCACCAGCCTGTGGGGCGATGAATCCGTCTGGCGCGAACCGACGCTGGATGGCGCCGTCTATCCCGCGCCGGACCCGGAAAATCTCACCACCTTCCGCGAAGCCTATCGCCGGATCTATGGCAAGGCGCCGACAGACCTCGCCGCCGTGGCCTATGATGCGGCCGCCGTGGCGGTGCGTCTCGCAGCGGAAGACAACCTCAAATACAATGGCGTGACAGACCCCGACGGCTTCTTCGGCGTCGACGGCCTGTTCCGCTTCCGCATTGACGGCACCAGCCAGCGGGGCCTCGCCGTCATGCAGATCCGCCCGACCGGCGCAGAGCTGATCGAGAAGGGCGCCAGCCAGTTTGGCCCGGGGGCCAGCTGA
- a CDS encoding flavin-containing monooxygenase translates to MTGTETKARPAEAKVEHFDVLIAGAGISGVGAAYHMKTQCPGKSYAVLEKLESFGGTWLWHKYPGIRSDSDLYTFGYRFKPWTGTPIATADEIRAYMGEVIEENDLGKHIRYGHQILSAEWSSKDSLWTLKVRRIETDEVLTFTCNFLWMCQGYYNYTKPYTPDWPDMDKFKGQIIHPQLWPEDIDLKGKKVVCIGSGATTATVVPAIAGDVEHVTVLQRSPTYFIPGRNENEMVTELEKIGIDWDTIHRVARQKVLFDQHDFTRRCLEETDEVTQELLEGVKAFLGEDYPIDKHFTPSYRPWRQRIAFVPDGDLFQGIASGKADVVTDEIERFTEKGILTKGGQELEADIIITATGFNLSVLGDIPFTVDDEPVDFSKTVTYRGMMFTGVPNMAWVFGYFRASWTLRVDLMGDFITRLLKHMDEKGFSQVRVKLREEDKDMEILPWIDPEDFNPGYLMRSMHLLPKRGSKYIWQHTQDYWNEKEEIPNIDLDAEEFDYSGQTAKTPEPAGA, encoded by the coding sequence ATGACAGGGACGGAAACGAAAGCGAGGCCGGCTGAGGCCAAGGTAGAACATTTCGATGTGCTGATCGCGGGGGCCGGTATTTCCGGCGTCGGCGCGGCCTATCACATGAAGACGCAATGCCCCGGCAAGAGCTATGCAGTGCTGGAAAAGCTGGAAAGCTTCGGCGGCACCTGGCTCTGGCACAAATACCCGGGGATCCGGTCTGACTCCGACCTCTATACGTTTGGCTACCGTTTCAAGCCGTGGACCGGCACGCCGATCGCCACGGCCGACGAAATCCGCGCCTATATGGGCGAAGTGATTGAGGAGAATGACCTCGGCAAGCACATTCGCTACGGGCACCAGATCCTGTCGGCCGAATGGTCCTCCAAGGACAGCCTGTGGACGCTGAAAGTGCGCCGCATCGAAACGGATGAGGTGCTGACCTTCACCTGCAACTTCCTCTGGATGTGCCAAGGCTACTATAACTACACCAAGCCCTACACGCCGGACTGGCCGGACATGGACAAGTTCAAGGGCCAGATCATCCACCCGCAGCTGTGGCCGGAAGACATCGACCTCAAAGGCAAGAAGGTCGTCTGCATCGGCTCCGGTGCGACTACCGCCACCGTTGTGCCCGCGATCGCAGGCGATGTGGAACACGTGACGGTGCTGCAGCGTTCGCCGACCTATTTCATCCCGGGGCGGAATGAAAACGAAATGGTCACCGAGCTGGAAAAGATCGGCATTGACTGGGATACGATCCACCGGGTTGCCCGCCAGAAAGTGCTGTTTGACCAGCACGATTTCACCCGCCGTTGCCTGGAGGAGACCGATGAGGTCACGCAGGAACTGCTGGAAGGCGTAAAGGCCTTCCTCGGCGAAGACTATCCGATCGACAAGCATTTCACGCCGAGCTACCGCCCGTGGCGCCAGCGTATCGCTTTCGTCCCGGACGGGGACCTGTTCCAGGGCATCGCCTCCGGCAAGGCCGATGTCGTGACCGACGAGATCGAGCGCTTCACGGAAAAAGGCATCCTGACCAAGGGTGGACAGGAACTGGAAGCCGACATCATCATCACGGCGACAGGCTTCAATCTGTCCGTTCTCGGAGATATTCCGTTCACGGTGGATGACGAGCCGGTCGACTTCTCCAAGACGGTCACCTATCGCGGCATGATGTTCACCGGTGTGCCCAACATGGCGTGGGTGTTCGGCTATTTCCGCGCCTCCTGGACGCTTCGGGTCGACCTGATGGGAGACTTCATCACCCGGCTGCTGAAGCATATGGACGAGAAGGGCTTCTCGCAGGTTCGTGTGAAGCTGCGTGAGGAAGACAAGGACATGGAGATCCTCCCCTGGATCGACCCGGAGGACTTCAATCCCGGTTACCTCATGCGGTCCATGCACCTCCTGCCGAAGCGCGGCTCCAAATACATCTGGCAGCACACGCAGGACTACTGGAACGAGAAAGAAGAAATCCCGAACATCGACCTTGATGCGGAGGAGTTCGACTATTCCGGGCAGACGGCCAAGACGCCGGAACCCGCCGGGGCCTGA
- a CDS encoding GGDEF domain-containing protein → MQAVAMAEAKPAAVPSNGPDLKQVFRNAQRAFDLIQKHRTPPDPKTYAVWYAYVEAADTRVIERVDHAIAANGTLTPYDISAIFQELLTEEPAAVSARHTIGMAIEKEIDEVMKIIQQGVQNSDDFGASLDKANEELPGAASGDQLATLVSTLMEDNKRMAETTRELNQGLMESQKQIATLNQELEEVQTQCMRDPLTAIANRRAFDERLEREVCAAAETGEKLCLALADIDHFKNVNDTYGHQVGDAVLQQFAAVVTQNIKGQDMVARYGGEEFAIILPETDLFSAYNLLVKIKYNFKSAETPIEGTLKTLKDVTASFGLVRFEPGMTPRDMIEQADNFLYEAKHAGRDRVKAKGF, encoded by the coding sequence ATGCAAGCAGTCGCTATGGCCGAAGCCAAGCCCGCAGCGGTGCCCTCAAATGGGCCGGATCTGAAGCAGGTATTCCGAAACGCGCAACGCGCCTTTGACCTGATTCAGAAGCATCGCACGCCGCCGGACCCGAAGACCTATGCCGTCTGGTACGCCTATGTGGAGGCGGCCGACACACGCGTTATTGAGCGCGTCGATCACGCGATTGCCGCGAATGGCACGCTGACGCCTTACGATATCAGCGCGATTTTCCAGGAATTGCTGACCGAAGAACCTGCCGCTGTTTCGGCGCGTCATACGATCGGCATGGCCATCGAAAAGGAAATCGATGAAGTCATGAAGATCATCCAGCAGGGTGTTCAGAACAGCGACGATTTCGGCGCTTCGCTCGACAAGGCGAACGAGGAATTGCCCGGCGCGGCATCCGGCGACCAACTGGCCACGCTGGTCTCCACCCTGATGGAAGACAACAAGCGCATGGCCGAAACCACGCGGGAACTGAACCAGGGCCTGATGGAATCGCAAAAGCAGATCGCCACGCTCAACCAGGAGCTGGAGGAAGTGCAGACCCAGTGCATGCGCGACCCGCTGACCGCCATCGCCAACCGCCGCGCCTTTGACGAGCGGCTGGAACGGGAAGTGTGCGCCGCCGCTGAAACCGGCGAGAAGCTCTGCCTTGCCCTGGCCGACATCGACCACTTCAAGAACGTCAATGACACCTATGGCCACCAGGTCGGCGATGCGGTGCTGCAGCAGTTCGCGGCCGTTGTGACACAGAACATCAAGGGCCAGGACATGGTCGCCCGCTATGGCGGCGAGGAATTCGCGATCATCCTTCCGGAAACGGACTTGTTCTCTGCCTATAATCTGCTTGTGAAGATCAAATACAACTTCAAGAGCGCCGAGACCCCAATCGAAGGCACGCTGAAGACGCTCAAGGATGTCACGGCCTCTTTCGGCCTCGTCCGCTTCGAGCCGGGCATGACGCCGCGCGACATGATCGAACAGGCCGACAATTTCCTCTACGAAGCCAAGCATGCCGGACGCGACCGCGTGAAAGCAAAAGGCTTCTGA
- a CDS encoding TetR/AcrR family transcriptional regulator: MMAIREDFQRARSDHEKAARRVEILDAAEDLLLKLGNERFAVSALAARVGVSKSTVFLYFGNKEEMLLAVYERAFMRAFRQLGERLTPGMSGKAFAVAFIDSMIDHPSLLIVRAQLARTIERNVSLESLVSTKKRLLECGTVVSEKLDEVMDLESGCGKRMVMALVNLAAGAVQVDSLPYVDAKAVPQEIADLLHTASIRNIFMDGAEFIFCGATGRSFG; this comes from the coding sequence ATGATGGCAATTCGTGAAGACTTCCAGCGCGCGCGCTCGGACCATGAGAAAGCCGCTCGCCGCGTTGAAATTCTCGACGCAGCGGAAGATTTGCTTCTCAAATTGGGAAATGAGCGATTTGCGGTATCGGCGCTGGCGGCCCGGGTTGGCGTGTCGAAAAGCACCGTCTTTCTCTATTTCGGCAACAAGGAAGAAATGCTCCTGGCCGTCTATGAGCGCGCCTTCATGCGGGCCTTCAGGCAGCTGGGCGAGCGGCTGACGCCGGGCATGTCCGGAAAGGCCTTCGCCGTCGCATTCATCGACAGCATGATCGACCATCCCTCCTTGCTGATCGTGCGGGCACAGCTTGCCCGGACGATCGAGCGGAATGTTTCTCTGGAATCGCTGGTATCGACCAAGAAGCGTCTCCTGGAGTGCGGGACCGTCGTATCGGAAAAACTGGACGAGGTGATGGATCTGGAAAGCGGCTGCGGTAAGCGCATGGTGATGGCGCTGGTGAATCTGGCAGCGGGAGCCGTACAGGTGGATTCTCTTCCCTATGTCGACGCAAAGGCCGTTCCGCAGGAAATTGCCGATCTTCTGCATACGGCGTCCATCCGAAATATTTTCATGGACGGGGCGGAATTCATCTTCTGCGGTGCGACCGGCCGGTCCTTCGGATGA
- a CDS encoding TetR/AcrR family transcriptional regulator — MREDFVRPRSERENAARRVAILDAAEALVLETHNQRFSISDVAKRIGVSQSTIFLHFRNREELLTTLYTRVGKNFFDTFVGRLHEGMSDKAFSEAFIDTALEYPGFRLMRPMVMRVVEESLNKEYIHDAVKEIFLYRTAAADKVEEILKLGPGDGRRLMKSFVNLMCGAVQADIRKLLATEDLDENVVEGVRSFDFRSGFLNGADLLMKGIRAGE, encoded by the coding sequence ATGAGAGAAGACTTTGTACGCCCCCGGTCTGAGCGGGAGAACGCTGCCCGCCGGGTGGCGATCCTCGATGCGGCTGAAGCGCTTGTGCTCGAAACTCACAATCAGAGGTTCTCCATCAGCGATGTCGCGAAACGCATCGGCGTGTCGCAAAGCACGATCTTTCTGCATTTCAGGAACCGGGAAGAATTGTTGACCACGCTGTATACGCGCGTCGGCAAAAATTTCTTCGATACGTTTGTCGGCCGGCTTCATGAGGGCATGTCTGACAAGGCATTCTCCGAGGCCTTCATCGATACGGCGCTGGAGTATCCCGGCTTCCGTCTGATGCGGCCCATGGTCATGCGGGTCGTGGAAGAAAGCCTGAACAAGGAATACATCCACGATGCCGTGAAGGAGATCTTTCTCTACCGGACGGCTGCGGCCGACAAGGTGGAAGAGATCCTGAAGCTCGGGCCGGGCGACGGGCGCAGATTGATGAAGAGTTTCGTCAATCTGATGTGCGGCGCCGTCCAGGCAGACATCCGCAAACTCCTTGCAACGGAAGACCTGGATGAAAACGTCGTCGAGGGCGTCCGATCGTTCGATTTCAGGAGTGGCTTTCTCAACGGTGCAGACCTTCTGATGAAGGGCATTCGTGCAGGCGAGTAG
- the rsmI gene encoding 16S rRNA (cytidine(1402)-2'-O)-methyltransferase produces the protein MSPGLYVVSTPIGNLRDITLRALDVLAAADEVLAEDTRVAGKLLSAYGVKARLSPYHDHNGAERRPELLRKLAEGARIALVSDAGTPLVSDPGWKLAHEALEAGHRVFPVPGASAMLAGLVASGLPSDRFCFAGFLPPKQGARKQSLESLKAVPATLIFYESGPRLADTLADMAAVLGSQRTGAVTRELTKMFEETRRGTLEELAAHYAEAGGPKGEIVVLTGPPLDEAVTPQRLDAALREALADQPTKAAANAVADALGLPKREVYQRALRIKADG, from the coding sequence TTGTCCCCGGGTCTCTATGTCGTCTCCACGCCGATCGGCAACCTGCGGGACATTACGCTCCGCGCGCTGGACGTGCTGGCCGCGGCCGACGAAGTGCTGGCCGAGGACACGCGCGTCGCGGGGAAACTCCTGTCCGCCTATGGGGTTAAGGCCCGCCTCAGCCCTTACCATGACCACAATGGGGCGGAACGGAGACCCGAACTCCTGCGCAAGCTGGCCGAGGGCGCGCGGATCGCGCTGGTCTCCGATGCCGGCACACCGCTTGTCTCCGATCCCGGCTGGAAACTGGCGCACGAAGCGCTGGAAGCCGGCCACCGCGTGTTCCCCGTCCCCGGCGCTTCAGCCATGCTAGCCGGGCTGGTGGCCAGCGGCCTGCCCAGCGACCGGTTCTGCTTCGCGGGATTTCTGCCGCCAAAACAAGGCGCACGAAAGCAATCCCTCGAAAGCCTGAAGGCCGTTCCAGCAACGCTGATCTTCTATGAAAGCGGCCCGCGGCTCGCCGACACGCTGGCAGACATGGCCGCCGTGCTGGGGTCTCAGCGGACAGGCGCGGTGACGCGCGAGCTGACCAAGATGTTCGAGGAAACCCGCCGCGGCACGCTGGAAGAGCTGGCCGCGCACTATGCCGAAGCCGGCGGCCCGAAGGGCGAGATCGTCGTGCTGACCGGACCGCCGCTGGATGAGGCCGTGACGCCCCAGCGCCTTGACGCGGCGTTGCGCGAAGCCCTCGCCGACCAGCCGACCAAGGCCGCCGCCAATGCCGTCGCCGACGCGCTCGGCCTGCCAAAGCGGGAAGTTTACCAACGCGCCCTGCGGATCAAGGCCGATGGTTGA
- the dnaJ gene encoding molecular chaperone DnaJ: MSKRDYYEVLGVSRDVDDKALKSAYRKLAMKYHPDQNPDNKEAEDKFKEVGEAYAILSDAQKRAAYDQFGHGAFENGMGGGGNPFGAGVHPEDIFQDLFSQVFGAGGFGGGRRRGGPQRGADLRYDLEITLAEAYAGKDETIHVPQAVDCKTCEGSGAAPGTEPETCDTCGGAGRVRAQQGFFTMERTCPRCGGKGKTIKKPCKDCGGAGQVREERTLNVKIPAGVESGMRIRLAGEGEDGANGGGKGDLYIFVDVVEHDIFERDGPNLYCRAPVPMVTAALGGEIEIPTIDGGRARVVVPEGAQTGRKLRLRGKGMPSVRQSGHTGDLFVEMFVETPRNLSPRQKDILREFCDCSGADCHPESEGFLGRIKRFWNGDHEEDRPN, from the coding sequence ATGAGCAAGCGCGATTATTACGAGGTTCTGGGCGTCTCACGTGACGTGGACGACAAGGCGCTGAAATCCGCCTACCGCAAGCTGGCGATGAAATACCATCCCGACCAGAACCCGGACAACAAGGAAGCCGAAGACAAGTTCAAGGAAGTCGGTGAGGCCTATGCGATCCTCTCCGATGCGCAGAAACGCGCGGCCTATGACCAGTTCGGCCATGGCGCCTTCGAGAACGGCATGGGCGGCGGCGGCAATCCGTTCGGGGCCGGTGTCCACCCCGAAGACATTTTCCAGGACCTGTTCAGCCAGGTATTCGGCGCGGGCGGCTTTGGCGGCGGCCGGCGCCGCGGCGGGCCCCAGCGCGGGGCAGACCTGCGCTACGATCTCGAAATCACCCTCGCCGAAGCCTATGCCGGCAAGGACGAAACCATTCACGTGCCCCAGGCCGTCGACTGCAAGACCTGCGAAGGGTCTGGCGCCGCGCCGGGCACAGAGCCGGAAACCTGCGACACCTGCGGCGGCGCTGGCCGTGTCCGCGCCCAGCAGGGCTTCTTCACGATGGAACGCACCTGCCCGCGCTGTGGCGGCAAGGGCAAGACCATCAAGAAGCCGTGCAAGGATTGCGGCGGGGCCGGCCAGGTGCGCGAAGAGCGCACGCTGAACGTGAAGATCCCCGCGGGCGTCGAAAGCGGCATGCGTATCCGGCTGGCCGGTGAGGGCGAAGACGGCGCGAATGGCGGCGGCAAGGGCGACCTCTACATCTTCGTCGATGTCGTCGAGCATGACATTTTCGAACGCGACGGGCCAAACCTCTACTGCCGCGCGCCGGTGCCGATGGTGACGGCCGCGCTTGGCGGCGAGATCGAGATCCCGACCATTGATGGCGGCCGTGCCCGCGTCGTGGTGCCGGAAGGTGCCCAGACCGGCCGCAAGCTGCGCCTGCGCGGCAAGGGCATGCCGTCGGTGCGCCAGTCCGGCCATACCGGCGACCTGTTCGTCGAGATGTTCGTGGAAACCCCGCGCAACCTGTCGCCCCGCCAGAAAGACATCCTGCGCGAATTCTGCGACTGTTCCGGCGCCGACTGCCACCCCGAAAGCGAAGGCTTCCTCGGCCGCATCAAACGCTTCTGGAACGGCGACCACGAAGAAGACCGCCCGAACTAG
- a CDS encoding acyl-CoA dehydrogenase family protein: MDGSFYSEELSAHTREDEREWDEFCAGVDEFLDTELTEDLRAAGRKTTGLKSDAEACRIWREKLNTRGWYAPTWPVEHGGAGWTAEQRIYFENASAERDAPILMNSGVRTIGPLIIEAGTPEQKARYLPAILNGEHEWCQGFSEPQAGSDLSALSMKAERDGDDFILTGSKIWTSFAQYATHMFLLARCDPGTHGGSGVVFLLVEMDRPGIDVRPIKFLDGEYETNEVFFNGVRTPVADRVGEIGEGWKTAKQLMSIARGNNTTTGLLRRAMRAARRNAALNGAMPAALQMRFAELEMRIDTIEALDERTNNGLGTLVGGPAASQLKLLATELHQAITEAGLEAAPDSDFAQAKYLATRAATIYSGTSEVHRNILAKATGCP, from the coding sequence ATGGATGGCAGCTTTTACTCGGAAGAATTGTCGGCTCATACTCGAGAGGACGAGCGTGAGTGGGATGAATTCTGCGCCGGAGTAGACGAATTTCTCGACACCGAACTCACCGAAGACCTGCGCGCCGCCGGACGCAAGACGACCGGCCTGAAATCCGATGCGGAAGCCTGCCGGATCTGGCGCGAAAAGCTGAACACACGTGGCTGGTATGCCCCGACATGGCCGGTAGAGCATGGCGGTGCCGGATGGACCGCGGAACAGCGCATCTATTTCGAGAACGCGTCCGCCGAACGTGACGCGCCCATCCTGATGAATTCGGGTGTCCGGACGATCGGCCCCCTGATCATCGAGGCCGGGACGCCGGAACAGAAGGCCCGCTACCTGCCCGCCATCCTGAATGGCGAACACGAATGGTGCCAGGGTTTCTCCGAGCCTCAGGCCGGGTCTGACCTGTCTGCCCTGTCCATGAAGGCAGAGCGCGATGGCGACGATTTCATCCTGACGGGCAGCAAGATCTGGACGAGTTTCGCCCAGTACGCGACGCACATGTTCCTGCTCGCCCGGTGCGACCCGGGCACGCATGGCGGCAGCGGCGTCGTCTTCCTGCTGGTGGAGATGGACCGGCCAGGGATCGACGTGCGGCCGATCAAGTTTCTCGATGGCGAGTACGAAACGAACGAAGTGTTCTTCAACGGTGTGCGCACCCCTGTCGCAGACCGGGTCGGCGAGATTGGCGAAGGCTGGAAGACGGCCAAACAGCTGATGTCCATCGCACGCGGCAACAACACCACGACAGGCCTGTTGCGCCGGGCCATGCGCGCTGCGCGGCGGAATGCTGCGCTGAACGGCGCGATGCCTGCCGCGCTGCAGATGCGCTTCGCCGAACTTGAGATGCGGATCGATACGATCGAAGCGCTTGATGAGCGTACGAACAATGGGCTCGGCACGCTGGTCGGCGGCCCGGCCGCGTCCCAGCTGAAGCTGCTGGCGACAGAACTGCACCAGGCCATCACGGAAGCCGGTCTGGAAGCGGCCCCGGACAGCGATTTCGCGCAGGCCAAATACCTGGCCACCCGCGCGGCGACGATCTACTCCGGCACCAGTGAAGTGCACCGGAACATTCTCGCCAAGGCTACTGGCTGTCCGTAG
- a CDS encoding GNAT family N-acetyltransferase encodes MDIAYIHKGLITGWRSACEQVAAEKAYLGLVSLPPFDPERALPNRMIARNWPMYCALDEGRVVGWVDIIPNEVPECAHRGTLGMGLLASHRGRGLGSRLLEAALGHAPESGLTKVELAVYTSNVSAISLFLKFGFTEAGMWRDYRRLDGVTYDALLMERFLV; translated from the coding sequence ATGGACATTGCCTACATACATAAAGGCCTGATTACGGGCTGGCGGTCGGCCTGCGAACAGGTGGCGGCAGAGAAGGCCTATCTCGGTCTTGTTTCCCTGCCGCCTTTCGATCCGGAGCGCGCCCTTCCAAACCGGATGATCGCCCGGAACTGGCCTATGTATTGCGCATTGGACGAGGGCCGCGTCGTGGGCTGGGTCGATATTATTCCAAACGAGGTTCCGGAATGTGCGCATCGCGGCACGCTCGGCATGGGCCTGCTTGCCTCTCACAGAGGGCGGGGGCTCGGCAGCCGGTTGCTGGAGGCGGCCCTGGGGCATGCCCCTGAAAGCGGTCTCACCAAGGTGGAACTGGCCGTCTATACGAGCAATGTCTCGGCCATTTCCCTGTTCCTGAAGTTCGGGTTCACGGAAGCCGGGATGTGGCGGGATTACCGCCGTCTGGATGGCGTAACCTATGACGCCTTGCTGATGGAGCGTTTCCTGGTGTGA